The genomic segment GCCTGGCCGCGATCCTGGCCACGCTCATGGCCAAGGACCCCGACGACCGCTATCAGAGCGGCGAGGGCCTGCTGACCGACTTGCGGCGGCTGACCGAGCGGCCGGGTGAGCGGTTCGAGCCGGGCACCGACCGCCAGGGCGTACGGCCGCTCGGCCCCACCCTGCTCGTGGGCCGCGATCAGGAGGTGATCGCGCTGGCCAACCGCTGGCTGCGGGCGCGCGACGGCGCGGGCGGAGCGGCGGTGGTGGAGGGCCCGGCCGGCGCGGGCAAGACCCGGCTGGTGCGCGAGCTGACCAACGCCGTGGCCTCGGACGGCGACCTCGTGCTGTACGGCAAGTGTGTGCCCGACGACCCGGTGCCGCTGGCTCCTCTGCGCGGCGCGGTGGAGCGTTACCTCCGTACGGTGGAACGCCTGCCCGGCCGCGAACGGGACCAGGCCGTGAGCCGGTTGCACCGGGCCGCGGGGCGCGGCGGTCCCCTGCTGCGCACCCTGTCGCCGCTGCTGGCCGACCTCATGCAGGCCCCCGAGATCGGTGAACTCAACCGGCAGGAGCAGTTCGTCAACGCGGTCGCGGCGTTCCTGGTCGGGCTGGCCGACGAGTTCCAGGGCGCGGTGCTGCACATCGACGACGTGCAGTGGCTCGACGGCCCCACCCGGCGGGTGCTGCAGCAGGTCACCAACCGGCTCACCGGCACTCCGCTGCTGGTCATCGCGACCAGCCGGGACGACCCGGACAGCGCGGCCGCGCTCGACCGGTTCGGCGCCGACATGGACGCCACGCTCGACCTGCGGCTGCCGCTGCGCCCGCTCGACGCCGACGCCGTGGCGCAGCTGGTCGACGAGCATCTGGGCGGCGTACGGCTGCCCCGGGACCAGGCCGCCGAGCTGGCCGAACGGGCCGGCGGCAACCCGTTCATCGTCGGTGAGTACGTGCGCGCGGTCTTCGACGCCGGGCTGGTCACCCCCTCGTGGGGCGGGTGGACGCTCGACCTGGCCGGGCTCGACCGGCTCGAACTGTCCGGCGACGCCGTCGACCTGGTGCTGCAGCGCATCGACGGCCTCGGCGAGGAGAGCCGGGCGCTGCTGATGGCCGGGGCGACGGCCGGGCGCTGGTTCCCGACCGAGCTGGTGGCGGCGGTCTGCGGCATCGACCCGCGGCACGCGGGCACGCTGCTGGCCGAGGCCGAGTCGCGGCGGCTGGTCACCGCGGCCGGCACGGGCGGATACCGGTTCCTGCACGACCGCATCCGCGAGGCGCTGCTGATCGGCCTGGACGACACGGCCACCCGCCGGCTGCACCAGCGGATCGCCGAGATGCTCGATGCGTCCACCTTCGACGACCCGCGCTACGTCTACCTGACCGCCCGGCACTACGCGCTGGGCGAGCCGCACCGCCGCCCCGACCGGGTGCATCTGAGCGGGTTCAACGCGGGCCGGCTGGCCCTGGCCGAGCACGCCCCGGCCGAGGCCCGCACGTTCCTGGAGACCGCGCAGCAGGCCGCCGAGAACGCGGGCCTGACCCCGCTGCCGGGCTTCTACGTCGCGCTCGGCACCAGCTGCGCCCGGTCCGGCCGGTTCGCCGAGGCGCTGCGCCACCTCGACCACGCGCTGCGCGACGAGCCGGACAAGCTGCGCCGGGCCGAGATCCGGGCGCTGGTGGCCCAGGTGCACAACGCCTCGTGGAATCCGGACCGGGCCTTCGACGCCGTCCGCCGCGGTCTGTCCGAACTGGGCCGGCCGCTGCCCCGCGGGAAGTTCGCGCTGATCGCCACCACGCTGGTGTCGGTGCTGCTCGGTCTGTTCGTCGGCCGCACCCGCCTCGGGTTCGGCAGCGCCCGCGACCGCGCCCGCGAGCGCTACCGGCTTCAGGCCATCCTGTACGACCTGGGCACGTTCGCCCTGTCGATGCGGATGCGCCGGCTGATGCGGGCCATGATGAGCCTGCGCGCGCTCTACCCGATCAACCGGCTCGGCCCGGGCCGCGAGTACGCCCAGCACATGGCCGGCCTCGGCGTCATCGCCGACGTGGCGGGCCGGCCCGCGCTGGCCAACCGGCTCTACGACCGCTCGGCCGCCGTGGCCGCCGAGATCGGCGACCCCGAACTGGTCGGCTACGTCGAATGGAAACGCGGGGCGGGCAGCCACCTGGGCGGGCGCGACGACGACTCGCAGGTCTGGGGCCGGGCCCTGATCGAGCACGAACGCTGGCTCGACCTCGGCGACTACCTGACCGCGGTCGGCGGCGTGTGCATGCAGTACTTCCAGCGCGGGCGCACCGCCGACGCCGAGGCCTGGCTGCGGCGGGCCAAGGCCCGCATCGGTCCCGGCGCCGAGGCCGAGGGGGCCGCGATCCGGGCCGTCGAGGCCGCCATCGCCGCCCAGCGGGGACGGCTCGACGAGGCCGCCGCGCACATCGAGGCGCTGCGCCGGTTCCTGCGGGCCAACCCGGACAACCCGATGCAGCTGATCAACCTGTACGGAGCCCGGATGATCGCGCTGGTCGAGAGCGACCAGCTGGGCGAGCAGTTCGACCGGCTGGCCGCCGAGTTCGCCGGGCTCGGCATCAAACCCGGCGCGATCGTCCCCCAGCAGCGGGTGATCTACATCTTCGAGGCGCTGGGCCGGCTGACCCGCTGCCGCCGCGCCGGGGGTGGCCCCGAGATGCGCTCCGCGGCGCAGGAGGCCATCGACCGGCTCGGCGAGAAGGCCACCAGCAAGCCGCTGCGCGCGTTCCACCGGGTCGCCCGGGCCGA from the Paractinoplanes abujensis genome contains:
- a CDS encoding diguanylate cyclase — protein: MTAIFGATPGSIADLEVVAQLGRGAETVVYRVRRRGEDYALKVLAAADSGRALNAIRREAALLGCVGHPLLPRIFEVGRSDAGAYLVLEYIDGAPLTQVLRRGPLDEDDVVRLAVDLVGPLAAAHRAGLVHRDVKPDNVIVERTGRARLIDFGLAGRYGTYEDGVAGTLAYSAPEQTGMLKRPVDGRSDLYALGVLLHECVTGQVPYYSDDVGELIRLHATAPVPDARELRPGVSAGLAAILATLMAKDPDDRYQSGEGLLTDLRRLTERPGERFEPGTDRQGVRPLGPTLLVGRDQEVIALANRWLRARDGAGGAAVVEGPAGAGKTRLVRELTNAVASDGDLVLYGKCVPDDPVPLAPLRGAVERYLRTVERLPGRERDQAVSRLHRAAGRGGPLLRTLSPLLADLMQAPEIGELNRQEQFVNAVAAFLVGLADEFQGAVLHIDDVQWLDGPTRRVLQQVTNRLTGTPLLVIATSRDDPDSAAALDRFGADMDATLDLRLPLRPLDADAVAQLVDEHLGGVRLPRDQAAELAERAGGNPFIVGEYVRAVFDAGLVTPSWGGWTLDLAGLDRLELSGDAVDLVLQRIDGLGEESRALLMAGATAGRWFPTELVAAVCGIDPRHAGTLLAEAESRRLVTAAGTGGYRFLHDRIREALLIGLDDTATRRLHQRIAEMLDASTFDDPRYVYLTARHYALGEPHRRPDRVHLSGFNAGRLALAEHAPAEARTFLETAQQAAENAGLTPLPGFYVALGTSCARSGRFAEALRHLDHALRDEPDKLRRAEIRALVAQVHNASWNPDRAFDAVRRGLSELGRPLPRGKFALIATTLVSVLLGLFVGRTRLGFGSARDRARERYRLQAILYDLGTFALSMRMRRLMRAMMSLRALYPINRLGPGREYAQHMAGLGVIADVAGRPALANRLYDRSAAVAAEIGDPELVGYVEWKRGAGSHLGGRDDDSQVWGRALIEHERWLDLGDYLTAVGGVCMQYFQRGRTADAEAWLRRAKARIGPGAEAEGAAIRAVEAAIAAQRGRLDEAAAHIEALRRFLRANPDNPMQLINLYGARMIALVESDQLGEQFDRLAAEFAGLGIKPGAIVPQQRVIYIFEALGRLTRCRRAGGGPEMRSAAQEAIDRLGEKATSKPLRAFHRVARADFEVLDGRPAEAVRTLAGVELDLLPMDAPLIAYEAARVHARALQALGQPGPAALQAAAARTIAVDQRWPQRVRWAEQEFGEVRPEPPSPAPLVTTGGRHAAQGGAAALYRRRLEALQQVSQASASLLDPRELARVALDETLRFLGAERAFLFLLDRDLNQLVPHVGRDGASHDIRQLTGYSATLVDRVRETGEPLVVTGSEEGVALGSHSMQAHGLRSILIAPLTFDGQLRGVVYLDSRVAKGVFTGDDVAILKAIANHIAVSLETARAAQLEVAVQTASRQRDVAETLRAAMADQSSSLDPDEVMRRLLSSLVRTVGGSSAVLLTRTEGDGLVVAASHGDGAAVGRRFTVPADLLGLTGPRTRTAGSGAESVDALLGAPRSWWAIPVAVRGESFGILLVGSARHEPISEAQAQIAAAIAGQGMTAYENARLFSQVRRLATVDGLTGLYNRNHFFGEAEEELRRARTQRTPVAAVMVDIDHFKKINDTYGHPVGDEVIRVVAARLRQALGPGGVLGRYGGEEFAVVTPQDRAAATEVAARLHRAVTGEPVPTAAGPLPVTISVGLACGEGADPDLRHLLSRADRALYEAKQTGRDRVCVAP